One window of Trifolium pratense cultivar HEN17-A07 linkage group LG5, ARS_RC_1.1, whole genome shotgun sequence genomic DNA carries:
- the LOC123886631 gene encoding translocator protein homolog, whose translation MATQTLHETKKSQAKRALRSLAIGIAIPFTITLTIIILFGSGKKYNVLAKPFWFAPLWYIHLATLGSSFFMGLAAWLVWADGGFKGESDALCFYVAHISLSIVWHPLVLVMNAYWLALVSGLVDCGTLFICYLRFRKVNPFAKDLAKPCLAWTMYLTLVSFKLMFL comes from the coding sequence atGGCTACTCAAACCTTGCATGAAACAAAGAAATCACAAGCTAAGAGAGCACTACGTTCCCTAGCTATAGGAATTGCAATTCCCTTTACAATAACATTAACAATAATCATTCTCTTTGGATCAGGCAAAAAATACAATGTTTTGGCTAAGCCATTTTGGTTTGCACCCCTTTGGTACATTCACTTAGCAACATTGGGCTCATCTTTCTTTATGGGCCTAGCTGCTTGGTTAGTTTGGGCTGATGGTGGATTTAAAGGTGAATCAGATGCATTGTGTTTCTATGTAGCTCATATATCTCTAAGCATTGTTTGGCATCCACTTGTTCTTGTTATGAATGCTTATTGGCTTGCATTGGTTTCTGGTCTTGTTGATTGTGGAACactttttatttgttacttGAGGTTTAGAAAGGTTAATCCTTTTGCTAAAGATTTGGCTAAACCATGTTTGGCTTGGACTATGTATCTTACTCTTGTTAGCTTTAAGTTAATGTTTCTTTGA
- the LOC123886633 gene encoding uncharacterized protein LOC123886633 gives MTVPTNVITDVTEKSQEKAVVTDAPTGVEPSSIPTDAEKDVEASKGGSSPHANTATGSFGSGSNTEASTEEEVNKESTPEDVADSEPENEVGEDSEKTTNEEQDIVDVDEVPSEEDLQPPPTQKGIGRRLRSRTTTPAPAVTTTPVVTKNSKDTTLKPVKYGPKKGWSKPIPPPEKNKGVLKRKSAPSSDSEFEAEKDASSIKPPAKKAMSAKKAMPQFVAPDIEDFPCKDILECEEIVSLINDAGLIKTVWGLGSCYEKLVREFVVNIPIGCDNPLDKEFQKVFVRGKCVTFSPSVINRFLGNSDEPHPDIDVSDNVVCRTITADKVKTWPKKKKVPAVKLTQKYAILNRIASVNWVPTTHASDIATNLGKLIYMIGTGTKFNAGLYIFNQVVQHAKTSVTKQPIAFPTLICDIILSQHPNIRHEDESAKKRATPLAIHQKLYSKQHAPDIVGPSNAAADTPMTRKEMIAMLEANCKELDEKKLQFERMIHALRVEEAAAQAADADDDGSSGEEEADTDVEGEENDSSPSASV, from the exons ATGACAGTTCCCACGAATGTCATAACTGATGTTACTGAAAAATCTCAAGAAAAGGCTGTTGTAACCGATGCTCCAACCGGTGTTGAACCATCCTCTATACCAACTGATGCTGAGAAGGATGTTGAAGCATCCAAAGGAGGATCTAGCCCACATGCTAACACTGCCACTGGGTCGTTTGGCAGTGGATCTAATACTGAAGCTTCCACTGAAGAGGAAGTAAACAAAGAAAGTACCCCTGAGGATGTGGCTGATTCTGAGCCAGAGAATGAAGTTGGTGAGGACTCTGAGAAAACCACAAATGAAGAACAGGACATAGTGGATGTTGATGAAGTCCCCTCTGAAGAAGATCTGCAACCTCCACCTACTCAGAAAGGAATTGGGAGAAGACTGAGAAGCAGGACCACTACACCTGCACCTGCTGTTACCACTACCCCTGTTGTCACCAAGAACTCAAAGGACACTACTCTGAAGCCTGTCAAGTATGGTCCTAAGAAAGGATGGAGCAAGCCTATACCTCCTCCTGAAAAGAATAAGGGTGTGCTGAAAAGGAAGAGTGCACCATCAAGTGACTCTGAATTTGAAGCTGAAAAGGATGCCTCAAGCATCAAGCCTCCTGCTAAGAAGGCTATGTCTGCTAAGAAGGCCATGCCTCAATTTGTTGCTCCTGACATTGAAGACTTTCCTT GCAAAGATATTCTGGAATGTGAAGAGATTGTAAGTTTGATCAATGATGCTGGATTGATCAAAACTGTGTGGGGCTTAGGCTCCTGCTATGAAAAGCTGGTTAGGGAGTTTGTTGTCAACATTCCTATAGGTTGTGACAATCCCTTGGATAAGGAGTTTCAGAAAGTCTTTGTTCGAGGAAAATGTGTTACTTTCTCCCCAAGTGTGATAAACAGGTTCCTGGGTAACTCTGATGAGCCACACCCTGATATAGATGTGTCTGATAATGTGGTCTGCAGAACCATCACAGCTGATAAAGTGAAAACCTGGCCCAAGAAGAAGAAGGTACCAGCTGTCAAGCTAACCCAAAAGTATGCCATCTTGAATCGCATTGCTTCTGTCAACTGGGTCCCTACTACACATGCATCCGACATtgcaacaaatctgggtaagctcatttatatgattggtACTGGTACTAAGTTTAATGCTggtctatatattttcaatcaagttgtgCAGCATGCCAAGACCTCTGTCACCAAGCAACCCATTGCATTTCCAACCCTAATCTGTGACATCATCTTGTCCCAACATCCGAATATAAGGCATGAGGATGAGTCTGCTAAGAAAAGGGCAACTCCTCTGGCCATTCATCAGAAGCTGTACAGTAAACAGCATGCTCCAGATATTGTTGGACCATCAAATGCTGCTGCTGACACTCCTATGACAAGGAAGGAGATGATTGCTATGCTGGAAGCAAACTGTAAGGAGCTAGATGAAAAGAAGTTgcagtttgaaaggatgatacATGCTCTCAGGGTTGAAGAGGCTGCAGCTCAAGCAGCTGATGCAGATGATGATGGCTCTAGtggtgaagaagaagctgaCACAGatgttgaaggagaagaaaatgATTCATCTCCAAGTGCTTCTGTGTAA